The Ornithinimicrobium faecis genome includes a window with the following:
- a CDS encoding DEAD/DEAH box helicase, with translation MPRSPFDPRATLGHLARGARRERLVHVRHLPRREAELVPWPQWVDPGVYAAWSGAGVTHLWSHQGEMAERAWAGQHTVCATGTASGKSLGFLAPVLTALAEGSHAPTGRGATALYLAPTKALAGDQFARLEAMAVPGVRAAVYDGDTPTDERRWIRDHAHYVLSNPDLLHHALLPGHQRWAPFLRALRYVVVDECHVYRGVFGAHVSAVLRRLLRVAARYGSRPTVLFASATVAHPEVLASALIGQPVSAITHDGSPREATTFALWEPPLDGEDVRRSAVSESATLLADLVLQDVQTVAFARSRVGVEAVAAATRRDLEGVDPSLVPRIAAYRGGYLPEERRELERSLRGRELLGLAATNALELGIDIAGLDAVLIAGWPGTRASLWQQAGRAGRSGAPSLAVLVAGDDPLDTYLVHHPEAIFEAPVEASVFDPENPHVLTPHLAAAAAELPLTEADTEWFGPSVPALAEALVAGGVLRRRPAGWFWARSDRASDHVELRGIGQTVRIVESRTGRVLGTVDEARAHSAVHTGAVYLHQGQPHVVTELDLPDAAAHVVAGNPGWSTQARSSSEFRILHATHEQQWGPATLTFGAVEVTNQVTSFLRRLPTGEVIGEHALDLPPRTLSTMAVWWTLPEDELALAGVGEADIPGALHAAEHASIGLLPLIATCDRWDIGGVSTALHPDTGLPTVLVYDGHPGGAGFAEQGFRRAAQWLNATLETVRTCECANGCPSCVQSPKCGNGNEPLSKPGAVRALEHLLAGR, from the coding sequence ATGCCCAGATCCCCCTTCGATCCCCGTGCCACGCTGGGCCACCTCGCCCGCGGGGCTCGACGTGAGCGGCTGGTCCACGTGCGCCACCTGCCGCGGCGGGAGGCCGAGCTGGTGCCGTGGCCCCAGTGGGTCGACCCCGGTGTGTATGCCGCATGGTCCGGTGCCGGGGTCACGCACCTGTGGTCTCACCAGGGTGAGATGGCCGAGCGTGCCTGGGCCGGGCAGCACACGGTGTGTGCGACCGGGACGGCCTCGGGCAAGTCGCTGGGGTTCCTGGCGCCGGTGCTCACCGCCCTCGCGGAGGGCAGCCACGCTCCCACCGGCCGAGGCGCGACGGCGCTCTATCTGGCCCCCACCAAGGCACTGGCGGGCGACCAGTTTGCCCGGCTGGAGGCGATGGCGGTGCCGGGGGTGCGCGCAGCGGTCTACGACGGGGACACCCCCACCGACGAGCGCCGTTGGATCCGGGACCACGCGCACTATGTCCTGTCCAACCCGGATCTGCTCCACCACGCGCTGCTGCCGGGTCACCAGCGGTGGGCGCCCTTCCTGCGGGCGCTGCGCTATGTCGTCGTCGACGAGTGCCACGTCTATCGCGGCGTGTTCGGCGCGCACGTCTCGGCGGTGCTGCGCCGCCTGCTGCGGGTCGCCGCGCGCTATGGCTCGCGCCCCACCGTCCTGTTCGCCTCGGCCACTGTGGCGCACCCGGAGGTGTTGGCGAGCGCCCTGATCGGACAGCCGGTCTCGGCGATCACCCACGACGGCTCGCCACGGGAGGCGACCACGTTTGCCCTGTGGGAGCCGCCGCTGGACGGCGAGGACGTCCGGCGCAGCGCCGTGTCCGAGTCCGCCACGCTGCTGGCCGACCTGGTCCTGCAGGACGTGCAGACGGTGGCCTTCGCCCGCTCTCGGGTCGGGGTCGAGGCGGTGGCGGCCGCGACCCGGCGCGACCTGGAGGGGGTGGACCCGTCACTGGTGCCGCGGATTGCGGCCTATCGCGGTGGCTATCTGCCCGAGGAGCGTCGCGAGCTGGAGCGATCCCTGCGTGGCCGCGAGCTGCTCGGGTTGGCCGCGACCAACGCCCTGGAGCTGGGCATCGACATCGCGGGGCTGGATGCCGTGCTCATCGCCGGGTGGCCGGGCACCCGCGCCTCGCTGTGGCAGCAGGCCGGGCGCGCCGGTCGGTCCGGGGCACCGTCGTTGGCCGTGCTGGTGGCCGGTGACGACCCGCTCGACACCTATCTCGTGCACCATCCGGAAGCGATTTTTGAGGCCCCCGTGGAGGCCAGCGTCTTCGACCCGGAGAACCCGCACGTGCTCACACCCCACCTGGCGGCCGCGGCCGCGGAGCTGCCGCTGACCGAGGCGGACACCGAGTGGTTCGGCCCGAGCGTGCCGGCGCTGGCCGAGGCGCTGGTCGCCGGCGGAGTCCTGCGGCGCCGGCCCGCTGGTTGGTTCTGGGCCCGCTCCGACCGGGCCAGTGACCACGTCGAGTTGCGCGGCATCGGGCAGACCGTGCGGATCGTGGAGAGTCGCACGGGGCGGGTCCTGGGCACCGTGGACGAGGCCCGCGCACACTCCGCCGTGCACACCGGGGCGGTCTATCTGCACCAGGGCCAACCGCACGTGGTCACCGAGCTGGATCTCCCAGACGCCGCAGCGCACGTCGTGGCCGGCAACCCCGGGTGGAGCACGCAGGCACGCTCGAGCAGCGAGTTCCGGATCCTGCACGCCACCCACGAGCAGCAGTGGGGACCGGCCACCCTGACCTTCGGCGCGGTCGAGGTGACCAACCAGGTCACCTCCTTCCTGCGGCGGTTGCCGACCGGTGAGGTCATCGGCGAGCACGCGCTGGACCTGCCGCCACGGACCCTGAGCACCATGGCGGTCTGGTGGACCCTGCCCGAGGACGAGCTGGCTCTGGCCGGAGTCGGGGAGGCCGACATCCCCGGCGCCCTGCACGCGGCCGAGCACGCCTCGATCGGGTTGCTCCCGCTGATCGCCACCTGTGACCGCTGGGACATCGGTGGGGTCTCCACCGCCCTGCACCCGGACACGGGACTGCCGACCGTCCTGGTCTATGACGGACACCCCGGCGGTGCCGGGTTTGCCGAGCAGGGGTTTCGCCGCGCCGCCCAGTGGCTGAACGCGACCCTGGAGACTGTGCGCACCTGCGAGTGCGCCAACGGCTGCCCCTCCTGCGTCCAGTCGCCCAAGTGCGGCAACGGCAACGAGCCGCTGAGCAAACCCGGCGCCGTGCGAGCTCTCGAGCACCTGCTGGCCGGTCGCTGA